One Streptomyces drozdowiczii DNA segment encodes these proteins:
- a CDS encoding phosphotransferase — MGTLTRADAPVDAHLLAVRDGVRGPEVLLSRRAGGGYASGLWHAPSGHVETESVVDAVVRETREETGLVVDPADVRAAVTVHHRPPVGRARIGVFFEVRRWDGTPCVMEPDKCDAMGWFALDELPEPMVAYCRAGLDAYRAGAHLAVHFQEPGDPIAYDPSADRLLLIPGAAPEGAVRAFAERAVGRIARWADVSWAREESRVWRAYGAEGGTWYVKIHQNGRFHRREVTALRGWATGLGAAAPRLVAADDTLRAVVLTAVGGRSLHGAALAPEQERKAFHRIGRLAAAIHNSAAPRRPGGKVLPVGKLERHLDGARPHLADGDEEFVRTTVKSAAALPTVPTHGDFQLRNLRWDEEAGTLYVIDFERSEDGPAIRDFVRLSDSWHGRPDLLAAVMNGYGRAFTREEEIQLAVLAALDSVSAISYGAAHGDPELVERGRRTLARLRAEHHTTP; from the coding sequence GTGGGCACGTTGACCCGCGCCGACGCGCCGGTGGACGCACACCTGCTGGCCGTGCGCGACGGAGTGCGGGGGCCGGAGGTGCTGCTCTCCCGTCGGGCCGGTGGCGGGTACGCGAGCGGCCTGTGGCACGCGCCCTCGGGCCATGTGGAGACCGAGAGCGTGGTCGACGCCGTCGTACGCGAGACGCGGGAGGAGACCGGTCTCGTCGTGGATCCGGCGGACGTGCGCGCGGCGGTCACGGTGCACCACCGGCCGCCGGTCGGCCGGGCGCGGATCGGGGTGTTCTTCGAGGTGCGCCGGTGGGACGGCACGCCGTGCGTCATGGAGCCGGACAAGTGCGACGCGATGGGGTGGTTCGCGCTGGACGAGCTGCCCGAGCCGATGGTCGCGTACTGCCGGGCGGGCCTGGACGCGTACCGTGCGGGTGCCCACCTGGCCGTGCATTTCCAGGAGCCGGGTGACCCCATCGCGTACGACCCGTCCGCGGACCGGTTGCTGCTGATTCCCGGCGCCGCCCCGGAGGGTGCGGTGCGGGCCTTCGCCGAGCGGGCGGTGGGGCGGATCGCCCGTTGGGCCGATGTCTCCTGGGCGAGGGAGGAGAGCCGCGTCTGGCGGGCGTACGGCGCCGAGGGCGGCACCTGGTACGTCAAGATCCACCAGAACGGGCGTTTCCACCGGCGCGAGGTCACGGCGTTACGGGGCTGGGCCACCGGCCTCGGTGCGGCCGCGCCCCGGCTGGTGGCCGCCGACGACACCTTGCGGGCCGTCGTGCTCACGGCGGTGGGAGGCCGGTCCCTGCACGGTGCCGCCCTGGCGCCCGAGCAGGAGCGCAAGGCCTTCCACCGCATCGGCCGGCTCGCGGCCGCCATCCACAACAGCGCCGCGCCGCGCCGACCGGGTGGCAAGGTCCTGCCCGTGGGCAAACTGGAGCGGCACCTGGACGGGGCCCGGCCCCATCTGGCGGACGGCGACGAGGAGTTCGTGCGCACCACGGTCAAAAGCGCCGCCGCACTGCCCACCGTCCCCACGCACGGCGACTTCCAGCTGCGCAATCTGCGCTGGGACGAGGAGGCCGGCACGCTGTACGTCATCGACTTCGAGCGCTCCGAGGACGGCCCGGCCATAAGGGACTTCGTCCGGCTCTCGGACAGTTGGCACGGCCGCCCCGACCTCCTGGCAGCCGTGATGAACGGCTATGGGCGCGCCTTCACCCGCGAGGAGGAGATCCAACTCGCGGTCCTGGCAGCCCTGGACTCCGTCTCCGCCATCTCCTACGGCGCCGCGCACGGCGACCCCGAACTGGTGGAACGCGGCCGACGCACCCTGGCCCGGCTCCGCGCCGAACACCACACCACCCCATGA
- a CDS encoding NUDIX domain-containing protein, whose protein sequence is MSLTRSHIRATTEEYLARHPHERESLAGLLSLLDGADDPADRATLPAHVTCSAVVIDRRCRVLHIRHRASDGLVLTPGGHTESGDRSLLTAALRELQEETGIPPGAVCLTRQVLGTPIDIDVHDIDARPAKGEQAHRHYDFRFVFHLADEEPPALALQDEEVSGAQWLPLADVRSSTLRTKLLQAQCDGRPEPVNASALIHDGNGRYLLHLRDANKPWIWESGCWSLLGGGREPQDRTLLDTVVRELREEAELTVAGLAPYAVEHVTGTDGTRVPVQVFTGRWNGDPARLPLTEGVMVAWVRPEKFPYMTMLPSTRALLERHAAEHDAPAGPAAGTVLNVVGVHLYLERDGQVLLGLRHPDSAYAGNTWHVLAGHCEAESATACLVREADEEAGLVIDPADVELVHTVHMVDRPGGSPRVNLFFRARRWEGTPELREPDKCVAWQWWNAKDLPEPLVPYTRAAIEGIRAGRVYTELGWAR, encoded by the coding sequence ATGTCGCTGACCCGCTCCCACATCCGCGCCACCACCGAGGAGTACCTGGCACGCCACCCGCACGAGCGAGAATCCCTCGCCGGGCTGCTGTCCCTCCTGGACGGCGCCGACGATCCGGCCGACCGTGCGACGCTGCCCGCCCACGTCACATGCAGCGCCGTCGTCATCGACCGCCGGTGCCGGGTCCTGCACATCCGGCACCGGGCCTCCGACGGCCTCGTGCTCACGCCGGGCGGCCACACCGAGTCCGGCGACCGCAGCCTGCTCACCGCCGCACTGCGCGAGCTCCAGGAGGAGACCGGCATCCCTCCGGGCGCCGTATGCCTGACCCGGCAGGTGCTCGGCACCCCCATCGACATCGACGTGCACGACATCGACGCGCGCCCCGCGAAGGGCGAACAGGCGCACCGGCACTACGACTTCCGCTTTGTGTTCCACCTCGCCGACGAGGAGCCGCCCGCGCTCGCTCTCCAGGACGAGGAGGTGTCCGGCGCCCAGTGGCTCCCCCTGGCGGACGTCAGGTCGTCGACCCTCCGTACGAAGCTCCTTCAGGCGCAATGCGACGGGCGGCCCGAGCCCGTGAACGCCTCCGCGCTCATCCACGACGGCAACGGCCGGTACCTGCTGCACCTCCGGGACGCCAACAAGCCGTGGATCTGGGAGTCGGGGTGCTGGTCCCTGCTCGGCGGTGGCCGGGAGCCGCAGGACCGCACGCTGCTCGACACGGTCGTCCGGGAGCTGCGCGAGGAGGCCGAGCTGACGGTCGCCGGCCTGGCGCCGTACGCGGTCGAGCACGTCACCGGCACCGACGGGACCCGGGTTCCGGTCCAGGTGTTCACCGGCCGCTGGAACGGCGACCCGGCCCGGCTGCCGCTCACCGAGGGCGTGATGGTCGCCTGGGTGCGGCCGGAGAAGTTCCCGTACATGACGATGCTGCCGTCGACCCGGGCGCTCCTGGAGCGGCACGCGGCCGAGCACGATGCGCCCGCGGGCCCGGCGGCGGGGACAGTCCTGAACGTCGTCGGCGTCCACCTCTACCTGGAGCGGGACGGGCAGGTCCTGCTGGGGCTGCGACACCCGGACTCGGCGTACGCGGGCAACACCTGGCATGTGCTGGCGGGCCACTGCGAGGCGGAGTCCGCGACCGCATGCCTGGTCAGGGAGGCGGACGAGGAGGCGGGGCTGGTGATCGACCCGGCGGATGTCGAGCTCGTCCACACGGTGCACATGGTCGACCGGCCGGGCGGCAGCCCCCGGGTCAACCTGTTCTTCCGCGCACGCCGCTGGGAGGGCACGCCCGAACTGAGGGAGCCGGACAAGTGCGTGGCCTGGCAGTGGTGGAACGCGAAGGATCTGCCCGAGCCGCTCGTTCCCTACACGCGCGCCGCGATCGAGGGCATCCGGGCCGGACGCGTCTACACGGAGCTGGGGTGGGCACGTTGA
- a CDS encoding ABC transporter ATP-binding protein, which yields MRYVDLTGSHEAAGRSIRMRDMARRLPQLVRRSLALAWRVDRRATVGLLLCQLVTGVMQALGLVAVAGTLTALLRDGDVYHRLLEAWPSVALLAGAAGVRALLGITVNWLSSRLGPLMSREAEQMLLTGCAEVELCAYDDPDFNRDREAADRGAQVTGDLINQGQDLIASAAAFLAGAVVLAGVHWVLLPLLVAASLPQAVAQVSAARVRYLANLRSNGDNRMLSVLRWHIYTKDAADQIRAGTMADFLSGRYRHTVARINDEDRAAADQGARMSLVGAVCGGLGSAVVWAAVVWLLATGRISVGHAGTAVFALQTVGMSVRGLVAVGARAVRTGLYMDDWTGFLDKAGGFRMRRGPHRPAPPETIEVRSVTHRYAGKEHDALSEVSLTLRRGEVTALVGFNGSGKSTLSKLVSGLYLPTEGQVLWDGVPTTEADPQALWRHVALVPQDYAHWPLTVRENVTQGQPSAGGDAAVREACEAADADEVVDKLGSGLDTLLAREWLNGQELSGGQWQRIALARAFFRRAGLLVLDEPTANLDPRAEFRIFQRLRALARDRAVLLVTHRIANVAVADRVVVLDAGRVVQEGTYAELAEQPGLFRQLLSYQITSEPDDEHETPA from the coding sequence ATGCGCTACGTCGACCTCACCGGCAGCCACGAGGCGGCCGGCCGGTCGATCCGGATGCGCGACATGGCCCGCCGCCTGCCGCAGCTGGTGCGCCGCTCGCTGGCCCTGGCCTGGCGGGTCGACCGCCGGGCGACCGTCGGCCTGCTGCTGTGCCAGCTGGTCACGGGGGTGATGCAGGCCCTGGGCCTGGTCGCCGTCGCGGGCACCCTGACGGCCCTGCTGCGCGACGGGGACGTCTACCACCGCCTCCTGGAGGCATGGCCGTCCGTCGCCCTGCTCGCCGGGGCCGCCGGGGTGCGCGCCCTCCTCGGCATCACGGTCAACTGGCTCTCCTCCAGGCTGGGTCCGCTGATGTCCCGCGAGGCCGAGCAGATGCTGCTCACCGGCTGCGCCGAGGTCGAGTTGTGCGCGTACGACGACCCCGACTTCAACCGCGACCGCGAGGCCGCCGACCGCGGCGCCCAGGTCACCGGCGACCTCATCAACCAGGGTCAGGACCTGATCGCCTCGGCCGCCGCCTTCCTCGCCGGGGCCGTCGTGCTCGCCGGGGTGCACTGGGTGCTGCTCCCCCTCCTCGTCGCCGCGAGCCTGCCGCAGGCCGTGGCCCAGGTCAGCGCCGCCCGCGTGCGCTACCTGGCCAACCTCCGCAGCAACGGCGACAACCGGATGCTGTCCGTGCTGCGCTGGCACATCTACACCAAGGACGCCGCCGACCAGATCCGCGCCGGCACCATGGCCGACTTCCTGTCCGGCCGGTACCGGCACACCGTCGCCCGTATCAACGACGAGGACCGGGCCGCGGCGGACCAGGGCGCGCGGATGTCCCTGGTCGGCGCGGTGTGCGGGGGTCTGGGTTCGGCGGTCGTGTGGGCGGCGGTCGTCTGGCTGCTCGCGACCGGCCGGATCAGCGTCGGCCATGCCGGTACGGCCGTCTTCGCCCTGCAGACCGTCGGCATGTCGGTGCGCGGCCTGGTGGCCGTGGGCGCACGCGCCGTGCGGACGGGGCTGTACATGGACGACTGGACCGGCTTCCTCGACAAGGCGGGCGGCTTCCGCATGCGCCGGGGACCCCACCGCCCCGCGCCGCCGGAGACGATCGAGGTCAGGTCGGTAACCCACCGTTACGCGGGCAAGGAACACGACGCGCTGTCCGAGGTGTCCCTCACCCTGCGCCGGGGCGAGGTCACCGCGCTGGTGGGCTTCAACGGCTCGGGCAAGTCGACGCTGTCGAAGCTGGTCAGCGGCCTCTACCTGCCCACCGAAGGGCAGGTGCTGTGGGACGGCGTCCCCACCACCGAGGCCGACCCGCAGGCGCTGTGGCGGCACGTCGCCCTCGTACCGCAGGATTACGCGCACTGGCCGCTGACCGTCCGCGAGAACGTGACCCAGGGGCAGCCCAGCGCGGGTGGTGACGCGGCGGTCCGTGAGGCGTGCGAGGCGGCCGACGCCGACGAGGTGGTCGACAAGCTGGGCTCCGGCCTGGACACCCTTCTGGCCCGCGAATGGCTGAACGGCCAGGAGCTGAGCGGCGGCCAGTGGCAGCGCATCGCCCTGGCCAGGGCGTTCTTCCGCCGGGCGGGGCTGCTGGTCCTGGACGAGCCGACGGCCAACCTCGACCCGCGAGCCGAGTTCCGCATCTTCCAGCGGCTGCGGGCCCTCGCCCGGGACCGGGCGGTGCTGCTCGTGACCCACCGCATCGCGAACGTCGCCGTCGCCGACCGCGTCGTCGTGCTCGACGCGGGGCGCGTCGTCCAGGAGGGCACCTACGCCGAACTGGCCGAACAGCCCGGACTCTTCCGGCAGTTGCTGTCCTACCAGATCACATCCGAACCGGACGACGAGCACGAGACCCCCGCGTAG
- a CDS encoding MSMEG_1061 family FMN-dependent PPOX-type flavoprotein, whose product MTTLLTGSAYDALRADAVRDHEALRQAYELPKETALRKQTDELTEQTRRMIACSSLVLVASADAEGRCDVSPRGGPAGFVAVLDPRTVAIPDATGNKRLDTLQNVIATGRAGLLFLVPGRTTTLRVNGRACVSTRPELLEQLTAVGKPPASALVVGIEEVYPHCPKSLLRGGAWKPEQWLSPDDQPTSAEVTLAQLRMPELTIADIEQAEADSLKYRYE is encoded by the coding sequence ATGACGACACTCCTCACCGGCAGCGCGTACGACGCGCTACGCGCCGACGCCGTACGCGATCACGAGGCGCTGCGCCAGGCGTACGAACTCCCGAAGGAAACGGCGCTGCGCAAGCAGACGGACGAACTGACCGAGCAGACACGGCGGATGATCGCCTGCTCGTCACTGGTCCTGGTCGCCAGCGCGGACGCGGAAGGGCGCTGCGACGTCTCCCCGCGCGGCGGGCCCGCCGGGTTCGTGGCCGTCCTGGACCCGCGCACGGTGGCGATACCGGACGCGACCGGAAACAAGCGGCTGGACACCCTGCAGAACGTCATCGCCACCGGCCGGGCCGGGCTGCTGTTCCTCGTCCCGGGGCGCACCACGACGCTCCGCGTGAACGGGCGGGCGTGCGTCTCCACCCGCCCGGAGCTGCTGGAGCAGCTGACCGCCGTGGGCAAGCCGCCGGCCAGCGCGCTGGTGGTGGGCATCGAGGAGGTCTACCCGCACTGCCCCAAGTCCCTTCTGCGCGGCGGGGCCTGGAAGCCGGAGCAGTGGCTGTCGCCGGACGACCAGCCGACCTCCGCCGAGGTGACGCTCGCTCAGCTACGGATGCCCGAGCTGACGATCGCCGACATCGAGCAGGCGGAGGCGGACTCGCTGAAGTACCGGTACGAGTAG
- a CDS encoding alpha/beta hydrolase — protein sequence MSDAQPRGSRGPGVPTGARIVLVLVLIALGTTVSWLRYDARHPAPEPRTEFTATNPPAGLPAALTTGQHLRWSRCTSPPTAREGYECAVMKAPLDYRKPDGRTIDVALIRLKATGPNSRRIGSLVLNFGGPGVSGVNGLPARIRQFGHLLDRYDLVSFDPRGVGATMPVRCGKTADDTAFEGDDACAKHSGAILPYIGTSRTARDLDLMRYLLGDQRMHYFGVSYGTALGAAYAHLYPAHVGRLVLEASVDPTVDLDEEQVAQAKAVQAAFDRFAVHCAARIRDCPTGDGPEEAARRMARLADRLEKKPAPAGGGRTYDADDLAYAVSDHLTRGTDGWPPLAKALTALIDHNDGRALAKGSDRTGSADRSASPQDSSRAALIAITCADSSLRNGLERLDRESKRVEAASPVFGAAWSSGVYLCYDWPFDGERVTPQVNAEGADPILVVGGVGDPVTPYGGSQHMARALGDGVGVLLTAEEEGHGTYPQNRCVVKAVDRYLHTGRTPAPGTVCRGDMS from the coding sequence ATGAGCGACGCACAGCCAAGAGGAAGCCGCGGACCGGGCGTCCCGACCGGTGCGCGCATCGTCCTGGTCCTGGTGCTCATCGCGCTCGGGACGACCGTCTCCTGGCTCCGGTACGACGCACGGCACCCGGCCCCGGAGCCGCGCACGGAGTTCACCGCGACCAACCCGCCCGCCGGTCTGCCCGCCGCGCTCACCACCGGTCAGCACCTCCGCTGGTCCCGCTGCACCTCGCCGCCGACCGCGCGCGAGGGGTACGAATGCGCTGTCATGAAGGCCCCACTGGACTACCGGAAGCCGGACGGCCGGACGATCGACGTCGCCCTGATACGCCTCAAGGCCACCGGGCCGAACAGCCGGCGCATCGGTTCCCTCGTCCTCAACTTCGGCGGGCCCGGCGTGTCCGGCGTGAACGGACTGCCCGCGCGCATCCGCCAGTTCGGGCATCTGCTCGACCGCTACGACCTGGTCTCCTTCGACCCGCGCGGCGTGGGCGCGACCATGCCCGTGCGCTGCGGGAAGACAGCGGACGACACCGCATTCGAGGGGGACGACGCCTGCGCGAAGCACTCAGGGGCGATCCTCCCGTACATCGGCACCTCGCGCACGGCGCGCGACCTCGACCTGATGCGCTACCTCCTCGGCGACCAGCGGATGCACTACTTCGGCGTCTCGTACGGCACGGCGCTCGGCGCGGCGTACGCCCATCTGTACCCGGCGCACGTCGGACGGCTCGTCCTCGAGGCGTCGGTCGATCCGACCGTGGACCTCGACGAGGAGCAGGTGGCGCAGGCCAAGGCGGTCCAGGCGGCGTTCGACCGGTTCGCCGTGCACTGCGCGGCCCGTATCCGCGACTGCCCGACCGGCGACGGGCCGGAGGAGGCCGCCCGCCGCATGGCGCGGCTGGCCGACCGCCTGGAGAAGAAGCCCGCCCCGGCCGGCGGTGGCAGAACCTACGACGCCGACGACCTCGCGTACGCCGTCAGCGACCATCTCACCCGGGGTACGGACGGCTGGCCGCCCCTGGCCAAGGCGCTCACGGCGCTGATCGACCACAACGACGGCCGCGCGCTGGCCAAGGGATCGGACCGCACCGGTTCCGCCGACCGGTCGGCGTCCCCGCAGGACAGCAGCCGCGCCGCCCTGATCGCGATCACCTGCGCGGACTCCAGCCTGCGCAACGGCCTCGAACGCCTGGACAGGGAATCGAAACGCGTCGAAGCCGCGTCGCCGGTGTTCGGCGCGGCCTGGTCCAGCGGCGTCTACCTCTGCTACGACTGGCCGTTCGACGGCGAGCGGGTCACCCCGCAGGTGAACGCCGAGGGCGCGGATCCCATCCTGGTGGTCGGCGGCGTCGGTGACCCGGTCACCCCGTACGGCGGTTCCCAGCACATGGCCCGCGCTCTGGGTGACGGTGTGGGCGTGCTCCTGACGGCCGAGGAGGAGGGCCACGGGACGTACCCGCAGAACCGCTGCGTCGTGAAGGCGGTGGACCGATACCTCCACACGGGGCGCACGCCGGCCCCGGGGACGGTGTGCCGGGGGGACATGTCCTAG
- a CDS encoding lamin tail domain-containing protein, whose protein sequence is MRTRHALTAAATMASVVSLGLVAGTPAQAAEYSSVLKIKGVQYDAPGRDSNKCSGGNAASEYLTIKNYSRSTTVNLKGYVVKDATGNKFTFTKSHTLQPGDYVKLRGNRGTDSDAKNVVYRQNCNFIWNNDKDTIYLYKPSGARADVHAYTKKANDRDGNGYITYHG, encoded by the coding sequence ATGCGCACCCGCCACGCCCTGACCGCCGCCGCGACCATGGCCTCGGTCGTCTCGCTCGGCCTCGTCGCCGGCACTCCTGCCCAGGCGGCCGAGTACTCCTCGGTCCTGAAGATCAAGGGCGTCCAGTACGACGCACCGGGTCGTGACTCCAACAAGTGCTCCGGCGGCAACGCGGCGAGCGAGTACCTGACGATCAAGAACTACTCGCGGAGCACGACGGTCAACCTCAAGGGCTACGTCGTCAAGGACGCCACCGGGAACAAGTTCACCTTCACCAAGTCCCACACGTTGCAGCCCGGCGACTACGTGAAGCTCCGCGGCAACCGGGGCACCGACTCCGATGCCAAGAACGTCGTCTACCGCCAGAACTGCAACTTCATCTGGAACAACGACAAGGACACGATCTACCTCTACAAGCCCTCCGGCGCCCGCGCGGACGTCCACGCCTACACCAAGAAGGCCAACGACCGCGACGGCAACGGCTACATCACCTATCACGGGTAA
- a CDS encoding 3-keto-5-aminohexanoate cleavage protein, protein MLQVCINGARSRAESPRLPVTAAELAVAAHEAVAAGAEDIHLHPKDRDGQDTLEAAAVAAAVSAVRAAAPGVPVGVTTGAWAVPDPHLRAAHVRSWTVLPDHASVNWHEDGAAEVAAALLERGVGVEAGIYSGTPAAQRFLDWPGSARVLRVLAEVIATGTPDAVHAAEGLLAELSSAAAPILLHGEDASAWPVLRLAAAQRLDTRIGMEDVLNLPDGQPAAGNAALVRAARGIIQHERLRTC, encoded by the coding sequence ATGCTGCAGGTCTGCATCAACGGAGCGCGAAGTCGCGCTGAGAGCCCCCGTCTTCCGGTCACGGCCGCCGAGTTGGCGGTGGCGGCCCATGAGGCCGTCGCCGCCGGCGCCGAGGACATCCATCTGCACCCGAAGGACCGCGACGGGCAGGACACGCTGGAGGCGGCCGCCGTCGCCGCCGCGGTGAGCGCGGTGCGGGCCGCTGCGCCCGGCGTTCCGGTCGGGGTCACCACCGGCGCCTGGGCGGTGCCGGATCCGCACCTGCGTGCCGCGCATGTGCGGTCCTGGACCGTGCTCCCCGACCACGCCTCCGTGAACTGGCACGAGGACGGTGCCGCCGAGGTCGCCGCCGCGTTGCTGGAGCGGGGGGTCGGCGTCGAGGCGGGCATCTACTCCGGAACCCCCGCGGCGCAGCGGTTCCTCGACTGGCCCGGATCCGCCCGGGTCCTGCGCGTCCTGGCCGAGGTCATCGCAACCGGCACGCCGGACGCGGTCCACGCGGCGGAGGGGCTGCTGGCGGAACTCTCCTCGGCGGCCGCCCCGATCCTGCTGCACGGCGAAGACGCCTCCGCCTGGCCCGTCCTGCGACTCGCGGCCGCGCAACGCCTGGACACTCGTATCGGCATGGAAGACGTGCTGAACCTCCCCGACGGCCAGCCCGCCGCCGGCAACGCGGCCCTCGTCCGCGCGGCACGGGGCATCATCCAGCACGAACGGCTTCGCACATGCTGA
- a CDS encoding hydrophobic protein, with protein MVPVILVLLLALLLFGAGFALKALWWIAVIVLVVWLLGFVIRPTANGKRGRWYRW; from the coding sequence ATGGTTCCTGTCATTCTTGTTCTTCTGCTTGCTCTGCTTCTCTTCGGTGCCGGATTCGCACTGAAGGCGCTGTGGTGGATCGCCGTCATCGTGCTGGTGGTCTGGCTGCTCGGATTCGTGATCCGGCCGACGGCGAACGGGAAGCGGGGCCGCTGGTACCGGTGGTGA
- a CDS encoding alpha/beta fold hydrolase: MTDDQITYRHSGLVCTDHTLDVPLDHARPDGPGISVFAREVVAEGMEGRELPRLLWLQGGPGGRAERPNAAGAWLRRALKEFRVVLLDQRGTGRSTPADRTTLAGRADAAQYLTYFRADSIVRDAELLRRRLQGDRPWTVLGQSFGGFATLTYLGLAPEGLDRALITGGLPTLTGHADDVYRAAYRRTVAANDRYFERYPLDRVLAERVAAHLADHDVRMPSGERLSVRRFQTLGITFGTASAFDSLHYLLECAFVPGRGGPVLSDTFLRGVDSVVSLAPRPLYAVLHEAIYAQGGRPTAWSAERVRAEFPEFDAAAGGPLRFTGEMMYPWMFEEDPALVPLKATADALAHRTDWPALYDLDRLAANTVPVAAAVYRQDMYVDHDHALTTASRVRGLRTWVSETHLHDGVKADPGVLDRLLSLS, from the coding sequence TTGACCGACGACCAGATCACGTACCGCCACAGCGGCCTCGTCTGCACCGATCACACCCTCGACGTACCGCTCGACCACGCCCGGCCCGACGGGCCCGGCATCTCCGTCTTCGCACGGGAGGTCGTCGCCGAGGGCATGGAGGGACGTGAGCTGCCGCGGCTGCTCTGGCTCCAGGGCGGGCCGGGCGGGCGGGCGGAACGTCCCAACGCGGCGGGCGCCTGGCTGCGCCGCGCCCTGAAGGAGTTCCGCGTCGTCCTCCTCGACCAGCGCGGCACCGGCCGGTCCACCCCGGCGGACCGCACCACTCTGGCCGGCCGGGCCGACGCGGCGCAGTACCTCACTTACTTCCGGGCCGATTCGATCGTCCGCGACGCGGAGCTGCTGCGTCGCCGGTTGCAGGGCGACCGGCCCTGGACGGTCCTCGGCCAGAGCTTCGGCGGCTTCGCCACGCTCACCTATCTCGGCCTCGCCCCCGAGGGTCTGGACCGGGCCCTGATCACCGGTGGCCTGCCCACGCTCACCGGTCACGCCGATGACGTGTACCGCGCGGCGTACCGGCGTACGGTCGCCGCCAACGACCGGTACTTCGAGCGCTACCCGCTCGACCGCGTCCTGGCCGAGCGCGTCGCGGCGCACCTGGCGGACCACGATGTCCGGATGCCGTCGGGCGAGCGCCTGTCGGTGCGGCGGTTCCAGACGCTCGGGATCACGTTCGGCACGGCGTCGGCCTTCGACTCCCTGCACTACCTGCTGGAGTGCGCCTTCGTCCCCGGGCGGGGCGGGCCGGTCCTCTCCGACACGTTCCTGCGGGGCGTCGACTCCGTCGTCTCCCTCGCGCCGCGTCCGCTGTACGCGGTGCTGCACGAGGCGATCTACGCGCAGGGCGGCCGTCCCACGGCGTGGTCCGCCGAGCGGGTCCGGGCGGAGTTCCCCGAGTTCGACGCCGCCGCGGGCGGGCCGCTGCGTTTCACGGGCGAGATGATGTACCCCTGGATGTTCGAGGAGGATCCGGCCCTCGTCCCGCTGAAGGCGACCGCGGACGCGCTCGCCCACCGCACCGACTGGCCCGCCCTGTACGACCTCGACCGCCTCGCGGCCAACACGGTGCCGGTCGCCGCGGCGGTGTACCGCCAGGACATGTACGTCGACCACGACCACGCCCTGACCACGGCGTCCCGGGTGCGCGGCCTGCGCACCTGGGTCTCCGAGACCCATCTGCACGACGGGGTGAAGGCCGACCCGGGGGTCCTGGACCGCCTTCTGTCCCTGTCCTAG